The sequence TGTGTGTGAGCTTGGATTTGGAGAAGAATAGAGCACACAGCAGCAGCGCTGGCTATCCCTCCTCCAGGCCACAGCGTTCTCAGTGTTCCTCTAATTCCCACCATGCATCTCTGTTACAAAGCAGAGCAGCAGACTCTCTCTGCTCCTGCTCTCTACGGGAGCCTCTGTACCCGACAAGGTGAATCCTGCCCTCAAACAGCTGAGCCCCAGGCCCTATCTGCTGGGAAGACAAAATGCAATGTGGGATACTTACTGACATAATGACTAATATGCCATTTAAAAACCCAGTGTGGTGCAACCAATGTAGGAAAAGATATAGGAGGACGAAAGGaggaaaaaaacatttccaCACATTTAATATCATCAAATCAATTTGCCTGCTGTTCAAATtactaaatgcttttatataaatAGGAAAAAAATGTGCACAGAAATATTTCATAGATTAATGCCCTGTCTCGTGGTTAATCAtagttttattttacattttttttaatgaacccTTTAGAGGTGACTTTGGATCGTCCAGTGCTCAAGGTGACTTCAATGCCGTGTGTGGCGGAGAGAAAAGAGCTCTCCAGTGGTATTGTGACATTTAAGGGGCAAACATTGATCGAGGGAATGAACTCCCTTCTGCAAgccaacacacacataaaaccGGCCAACCATATCCAAATGAAGCtgatgtttaaggtacatttgcATAATTATTCTCGGTTTACAGATCAAATAAACTGACCTATAAGAATTAATGTACCTTTAAACCTCAACATTATTACACTCTCATTATGACTATTTTTAAGATGCACAAATGAACATGAACTAAACATGCTGATGTCTCTCTCTGCAGATTGTGGTTTGAACGTCCACAAACAATGTTCTCCTCTGGTGCCCAACGACTGCAAGCCGGACCTCAGACACATCCGTAAAGTTTACAGCTGTGACCTCACGACCCTGGTGCAAGCTCACAACACAGCGCGACCCATGGTGGTGGACATGTGCATACGAGAGATCGAGTCAAGAGGTTAGTTCAGTACATCCGTCTTTGTGTGCGTTCACCACATCAGAATATACTCTAAGGCTATTTCTCACAAGACGTAGAAATGATAAATAAGCAATAATTGTCCGAGTGGACGCTTTCTAATGAAGGATGATAGCAGGCATGCTGCTAACAAACACAGAGAGACTTTACTCATTTAAGTCACTACTGCatacttaattattacattcaaaagcAGCTGAATTTatatacatcacattacattcaTAATTCATGTGGAATTTATCCTCTGAAATATCGTTCAATTAAAGATTTACTTTACAAAAATCATAAAAAAAACGTcagattcacaaatgtattaagagttatatatattattatcattttagatcgAGCAATTATCAGTTTCATCTCAGGGACtttgattttggagatttactATATATGTAAAAacttaaacaaataaaaaatggaaCAATTTGATCAGTCTTTATGTGGAAATGTTGATTTTCAGATAGATGGTTTTGTCAGTGCTGTTACTGTTTCAAAGCTATACATAATGATCAGCTAAAGCATTTAAATGACAATATTTAATATTCAGTAGGTAATCAATTAAATAAGATTTTAAACTTCAGCATGTTTTTGATGAACTATTCAGAATCGAACCTATTCAGCTAATATCCAGTAAATCTTAAGGGATTTTAAACTCTTCCTCTTTACTGTGGATGCTTTCCTCTACTTTTATACTAAGTGATTTACATTACTTTAAGTCTGCTTACATTTCTAACAGAGTTAATGTTTTTGTGCGGGGGGATGACTGAGTGATGAGTGTGCTGGTAATTGAGAACATGTAATGAGGAATACATTACTTTGTTTCCTGCTGCCTTATTTGATTGGGTTTCAGTTAAATCATTCAACTATGTAGGAAACTCATTGCTCCCTCATTGTCTTCCCACTAATATATGTCTGTATCTAAGTTTgatttatgtctttattattttGCCCACTGATGCAGAAAACAATTTGCATCTGCCCGTGTTGTTCTATTCTGTGACATTGTGGACATTTTATCCTTAATTTCCTATGCATATTTAAGGGTGTTAAATGGCATTTCCTAAATTACCCAAGGCAATAATGTGCTGGCGAATTTTTCTACATTACTCATGACAGCCATGACAATGTCTGTGAaaggttgttgttttgtttttaatcaTCATTGTATATTTCTCTCAAGGATTGAAGTCTGAAGGCCTTTACAGAATATCTGGATTCAGTGATTCATTAGAAGAGGTCAAGATGGCTTTTGACAAAGGTACGTGTTGCTTTATAGATTCCTGTCAGCTCATACATGATGATTGACATTGCATGCCTTCATTTGTGTACATATGACACGCATAGCATTTCAGATTCACGAGAAAGTGACACATTTGTGGAGGATTACTGTCCATCTGGGAGTGCAAATCCTATCCTGACCATCTCACGCAGCTTTTCACAGTGTGGACAGACAGGGGGGGGGACCTCAGGGGATACAAACCATGGATGTTCTCTCACTGCTTTAAAAATAGCTCTTAAAAAAAGAGAACTCCTGCGCTGTGTTGGGATTCAGTAGTCGACTTAGTGAGAATGAGCCTGTCTTTGCCCAGTGCAGTGTGAATTTTAACTGTAAGAAAAACCCTCCAGCACTGGGCTAAAGTCTCCTCCAGATCCGCATGTGGGAAATCATCCATGACAGAGTGTCATTCCAGCTCACAGCGCTGTGATGTTCAGTCTGCCAGCACAAGTAGGCCATGGCCTGCTCTGGAAAGCATGCATAACTGAGGGAAAGTCAGAATAAAACAGGCCAGGCGGATGATAGCAGCGACTTCACAAAATACAGAGCGAGAGGAAGTGTGTTATCCACCCACAGTACCACAATCTCTTTATTCCTCAATTCACACGGTGATGTGAAGGTGTCGATTGTCAGCTATTCTTGCAGTGTGAAAACTATTTGTGTCTTGTCTCCCTTATTCCATCACATATCCTCACAGATGGCGAGAAGACAGACATCTCAGTGAATGCCTATGAAGACATCAATATCATCACGGGTGCACTCAAACTTTACCTCAGGGATTTGCCCGATCCCATCATCTCATACGACGCTTACCCCAGGTTCATCGATGCTGCAAGTAAGTCACAAGACaaatgagtcagaaacacacctGAGTGCTGCAATAAAGGGGACAAAGAGTCAGTATTCAGTTGGATGTTGTGTGCTAGTAACATGGAATCAAAGTCATTAATCATCTTTTATTTAGCAGAAAATGCAATATATTGGCCTTAATAAGGTGGGTAAAacaacagaaacactgaaatcAAATGTAATAACCTTCAATACAATTAGATTTATGTTACAACTGAGCATTATTCTGGCTGCAGTTGTAGGGTTGTTGTGTTATACTGCGTTGGCCAAGCACATGCATCGGTCATTTTCCTCAGTTGCAGCTAGTACAGAGCTGGTTGACTTCCCAGAATCAGCCAATGACTTTCCAAACTCAACACTGAATTCAAGTCCTGAATACGTAATTCAACTCCAGTTGTGCCCGTCATTTCCTCAACAGTCGAGAACACATTTGCAATATTAAAATGCATTAGCCATCATGCAGCCTCAGACTTCCTCTCAGAGACTAATGGCTGTTATTACCCAACAGGAAATAACTACATTGATTCCTGTTTGTGTCCTCTGTGGTCAGAGAGTGTATTCTGGCCTCTCTGACAACACCCTGCTTTCTGTTTCTACTCAGAGCTCACAGACCCAGAGAAGAAGCTGGAATCTTTCCGTGAAGCCATCGCTTTGCTGCCACCATCACACAGTGACACTCTGAAGTACCTAATGGTGCACTTAAAAAGGTTAGCAATGCGGCTCAGCAAGAGCAAAGGGGCTGTGTGGAAATTAATATGCGGGAGGGGTTTCATGGAAGGGGGACGATGCATTATTTTCATTTGGATGATAGAAGACTGGTTCTTGTATATTATATTTCATTATAGTATAGTGGTATCGTTTATTATTGTTTTAATTGGAATACACTATCTCAAATTCTTTGCACCCTTTTTAGTGGTTGATAGCTAATAAACTGAACTAGTCAAAAGTTGGCTAAGTCATTACTTTCAGATATTGTGGGCCTTGTTTTatcaacaaaaaaacataatgTTCATTCCACCTCCCCACCAAAGTCATTTTCATACAGTCCTGACACATTTGTATTTCCAGTATCAGTTTGTGTTTCTAACTTTGAAACTTTAATGTTTTTAGGGTGGCCCAGAATGAGAAATTCAACCTAATGAACGCAGAGAACCTCGCCATCATTTTCGGACCCACCCTCATGCGTGTACCTAACCTTGACGCCATGACAGCACTCAATGACATCCGCTACCAGAGACAGGTGGTGGAGCTGCTCATTAAAAAGGAAGACGTGCTCTTCTGAAAATGGATCAGGACTTTTATAGAACAGCTATCTAAACATTCTTCTGTGTAAAGACTTGAATGTTTGTATTACATTGAttgatacattttctttaaatgcCCTGCGTATGGACTAGTGTTGACCTAACATCTGTCCTTCCCTGTTTCGGGGTTGGAAGATGAACTTAACACTTGCACGTACTCTATGTCTCCCCATTTTTGTCGGGGGATTTTCAGAAGCTGACAGGCCGGCGTGCATGGTGCAAGGTCTTTGTTGCTTTGTAGTCGTAACCCAGCATGTGTTAAGATCGTGTAGCGCTGTGATTTTGCTTTTGTCTGGTCTGTAGTAGTTATAGCCCACATTCTCAGCTCCCTTTTGTTAAACATTGTATAGCTGGATTTAAAAATAAGCTACTGATATTTCCGGGTTAATTTCTATGATGCTGTATTTTTGTATCTCCTCAACTGTTTTAATGAGTAGTTGAATGAGCCTTTCCCGTTGATGTGTACACACTGGTGCATTAGCCTGACCTAAACATTTCTATTGTGTTAAAAACAGCATTATTTGTGaatttaattttgtattgtAATGTTTTTGTACACAAATTGTGCATGATCACTTTAATTTATTAAACCTTACTCTGAGAAGTTAAGAGCTTAATGAGTCTGACTTGCCATAATAAAGATCTGAAAGGGAAAAAAACGTATACCTACGTTGATATGGCTAACTTATTAGCAAACTGCTTTTTTCTATTTTTCTGTTCACTTAAAGTTTTTCTTTCTGGCATAATATCTCTATCTTTAACCTGTAAATGATCCACCATACTCACCAGCTAGTTGCCAACTGCATCTCAATTGGCCTGTTTTCCAAAACACCTCAATACACAGAGCAAcataacaaaaatactctgaCCTACAAAAGCAGTAAGGCGCCTTGTCTTCCTATCTGAGTGCAGCAGATAATAAAAGGGAAAGCAACAATTAAAGGGAAGGACAAACACATTTTGTTGATTTTTATGTtggcaatatatataaaaaacataattACAGCAACAGCATCCTTAAAAAGACTTTACATATAATGTTGCTTCAAATATTATACATAAATAGTGAGGAACTTACTTTGTGGCTGCAAGATGACCGTGACAGGAAGGACTGACAGTTCTTCATTCTGCACGTTCAGGATGACAGGTTCTGCCTAAAAGCCACATGTCATGTGACTTTTGAAAAAGCCCCCTAACAACACATCAGTCACACTGATTCACTTTGAGATTAAAACCAAACACGCAACACCTAAGGCAACACCAGTCGTGCACTCGAGAGACTGTTAATTACTGGATATATGTGCAAACAATGTCACATTAAATATATGCATTTTGTGTTTAAATACCCACAGGTTATGTAGTTCCAAGCAATTTATATAAACCAGGCATGCACAGCCATCAATGGTTCATACATGAGCACTGTTTCAAACAGTTTAGGCTCTAATAGGATTGTGTCTTCATGCCACATTTCCTGTTAAATTATATATATCCTCCGTGGGCATATTAACCTTTAGGCTGATCATTATTGACGGATATAGAATCTGATGAAACCACAGCGTTTTTAACTCCATTTTGTCTTCAAGTTCAGTTGTTGCCTTCGTTCAGGTTTTTGCGCTTTATATTTCCCCACAAAGCATCAGAGAAGCAATCACTGGTTGACATTTAATCACTCAGGTGTTGTGATCACATCCCATTGAGTTAATGTGAGCCGAAATCCGACTTGTCTCCGGTGATAGTGTGGCAAAATTGGATTTTCATCCAACCGATTAGCCTCCCCCGCCATTATCAGCcattttaaaacatatcataCTTTCATCAACATCAGGCATTGACTGTGAAAGGGGGTACACCGAGCTTCCTACCCCTCAGTCAGATGCTGTGATAACACCGGGCTGGAGTAATGTCTGCCAAATGCATTGTGCCTCATTCCCAGTAATGAGACTACATTTGAAAGGCTGCGATCCATGAGATAACTGACCTTTCTTTGTTGACTGGATCATGACGCTTACCTCCCTGCAAACTGATGACCTGAATACATTTTCAAGTGTTGAATTCTAAAGAAATATTCAGTTTATCCATGTGAATTGTTGGAAATGGAAAAATGTATTCTGTTTTTATAtcgtatatacatatatttcacAGAGTATTTTATATGTAATCATATTAACAATGTAATCTTGAATGCTATTTCCTTGAGTTTTATATTCAATGTAcattaatatttgttttacttttggaCAAAACAACTGAAATACTATAAAACAGTGTTACAACATACTGTTTATTATACAAGATTGTCCATTGATTGTGAAGAAATATGATCAATGCAGTCCAATTGTTATATTTATGTTGGAACATCATGTAAAATATAGCACACATAATAATCTCTTCTATAAAAACTCTAATCCTCTTAATCTTCATCGAGGCATAAACATCCAGTATGTGGTCCAGTTTCGTCCACCCCCTGCAGATATTAAATGGGTGCTTTCATTCGGATTCAATGAACATTTAATCACCTATAGAGCAGATATAAACACACAGCTCACAGTCCTCTGGAGACTGTAAACGCCTTGTTAGCCTTTGAAGTGTTTTAATTACCACTGGACAGAGCTCCAGAGCGCCTGACTGCAGGTCCAGCGAGCAGACACAATGCTGGCCTGTCCCGTGTTACATACCTGAAGAAAGGCGAGGCGATACTTACATGCTGTACATTCAGCTGGCCTGAGTGATTGGAGATAGAGAGGGGGTGGGTCGAGACAAATCTCTCTTAATTCAAGCAGTGCCAAAATGGTCATTTGTCCTTAAGTGAGATGAATGAGGCGGCCGGTTGAGTGACTGGCTGATTGAACGGACTCGGGATGGGAGGAAATTGAGTTGCCTGACCCATCACGGACCGACAGGATGGGGTAGAGCAAAAGAGGAGAATACGGGGGTAACACCTGGCCCCCAGGACACAAACAAAGGCTGTTTGAGCATCTGAATGATCTTAGATTAAATGTTATTGATTGTTAGGGGCAGCTGGACATTAAGAGAATACTTTCTAAAACAAAGCTTCATCATGCACCTCTTCAATACACCACAACACAACTAGAAGTGCATCAACAATGAGTGAAAGACCTTTTAATGTTGTTGTAAGCAGAAAAGTCAAACCAACCATATTAGATATCATcactaaaatatatatatatacagataGACCCGAAGAAACATTTCTTACCTTATTCTTATCTCACATTATCATTCAccttaaataaagctcttatgCAATTATGTGTATCTATTTGCCTGTCAACTTAGACTGTCAAGGTGGATAAAGGTTCAAAGAAACCTTAACATTATCACAAACATGCAaacatgtattcatacacatatcTTTCATTCAGTATATTTTCAGAATGCATACAATTTCAAGAGATTCTGTTTTTTTCTCTACCCGACAAGCAATATTAAGAGGGTTTGTTAAATGTAACCTACCAAAAGATAGCTTATTTAATTAACCATTACCCTTAAGAAACAAGTTCTTACATGCTGAAAGATCCCAAATCGGAGACACTGTAACCCCATGTAAATGTTGCCTGACCGAGCTTTGCTCAAAGGTTCACGCTCCAAGCTTCACGCTTCAAGTTTAGTGTATTTATAGAGCATGTCTCAAAACAACAGAATTTGACAGAAGCGTTGCACAGTGGTAAAAGAACAATACAACTTATACAAATAAGACATACGTGTTAAAAAACAATAACATAGATACAAgctgaacaaataaataaataaaaacatatgaggaaACATTGAGGTGGACATAAGCATTGATTAGATAATTTCACGACAAGCGTCTTTCAGCTGTTCCTTGAGCCTTTTATTGCGTTACATGATCTTTCTCAGCACATTGATATTGATCATGTAATTCAATGTAATGCAAAATGATAGTTTGAAAAGGCCCTAGTCAAAAGACCATTGTGTAAAATACTGTTTCCAAGGTCAAGCAGGAAATTGACAAAGCTTTATTTTAAGATCCCATCcttcaaaatgcaaaaaatgtcACACGTCACCCAAACTTCGATTACCAAATAGAaggcaaacacatacacacaggttACATATGAACATTCTAGTTGCTAAACATTATGCATCACCGGCGTACGGATTTAAAGTCTGTAATGAGAGTTTATCATGGGGGTTCAAAGCAGCCATCATTTGCTGTGTCTCTGCTCACCTCGGGATGAGTGTGGCCAAGTTTAGAATGGGATATTTCAGTGGTGGATTACTCCGGCATGTTGATCTCGCCGATCACAAAGAATGTGGCCCTCTCAAATGACAAGCACTGGCAGCTAGTCACTCACATCCGCTGTCGGACAATAACAACACGGCTGCCAGTGAAGAGCTCGGAGCGTATGCTGTGAGCTATATGCCAGTGCTGAAAGATGTTTTAGCTGTTTTAATACTCAAGTAGTCTGCGGGCTGCGTGCTGAACTTGGATCTTGGTTATTGGTTGCCTGGTTTTATTGGCAACAATGAACTCTGTGTTGTGCATTATTCCTCTAGTCATTCTAGCAGGTAAGAACTTACAAACTGAAGAGAATGTATGTTGTGGAAATAAGTGCCTGTCTCCTTTGCTTGAATGACTTGTAGTGTTAAAGCATGATAAGGTTGGAGTCTATAAAACAATTACTAAGCCCTGGTTGCTTTCATTATGTTATTAAAACCAGTCTCATGTCAGTGAAAGCAAATGTTCAGTCAGTGCAAACCAGCTTTTGATTGACAAGGGCATGTGTGCTGTTCTCATTTTTGCGTTCCAACCATTTTTCTGTCAACACATGAAGTCACCTGCATAATTATGTTCATGTTCTTGAGTTTACCGAGTCGAAGCTCAGTAGAATCATTCAACCAATGCAAACATGTTGCAGTAAAATGACCTTCTTTTCAAGGTCAGTGGGAAAATGTAAGGGGATCCTACTCCGGCTTGTCACAGATATGCAGCAGTGAGAGTAAAAGAACATCTCTATTAACACACGTGCAGGGGTGATTGCATGTTTGAATGCAGACTTTTCTAATGTAGTCCTTAAATATATATGCATGCACAAATACATGCATTTACACAAGAGGCCAACAGGATTGCGATCATGTTCCTGAATACAATTCCCAAATGTTTTTTTCAAAGCcttgaaaaacattgaaaataaattaataatagtACATATGGACTTTTTTAAATCACCAACATTTATGTTTTAATGCCCAGCATGTTAAAAAGTAGGTCCATTATAATAACAACATGCACATACAGTATGTTCACAAACACCTTACACCTATAGAATTACCCTGGTCACATCTATTTTAAACTCATATTAAATTAACCCAACATGTATCAGATGTTCTTAAAGAGATATTCTACTTTGGTTACTACttagttttcaagcacagtgaAGAGGCAGCCTGAGGCGTAAAGAAAGACTAATATCGCCTTCTACATGCCTTAAATGTACAAAACTGTGAAAAACAACGTGCCTGTATGGTGTGTTTCTTATTCTAGGCACTGCCTTGGGCTCCGCTAATGAGACAATTCTAGTCCAAAAACTCTTTATTGGCTACAATAAGGTCGTCCGGCCTGTCAATCACTTCAAGGACCCGGTGATTGTGACTGTGGGCCTTCAGCTCATCCAGCTCATCAGTGTGGTGAGAGCTCTTGTCACACAACATATCAACCCATCTGTATTAATTTACCGTCACCAACTGTCTAAACACATTTATCTGGATTTACAGGATGAGGTCAACCAGATTGTCAGCAGCAACGTGCGACTGAAGCAGGTTTGATACTTGGTTTATTGGTTTATTGGTGTTGTTGTGATTAAAGGAAGGCTTTGGATTCACCACATCACAGAAAGCCTCAATAATGTACCAATTAATATGAGTTTGAAAAGGATTGGGAACAAATAAATCATCAAATAAAAAATGATAACTGTCCAAAATGTGAAATCCCTTCAACAAAAATGTATTAATATGTAAAAATTATTTATAACGATAATTGAATTTTCTTATTCTATTAAAaaaattctcttatttttttgtcAAAATGGATGGCCTgtctacggaagaggattagggccacataaaaaaaaaaattgggaggatttgaaaaacaaattctgactttttcctcaaaacaaaaaaacataattttttgttgtcatttattttttccAGCAATGGGAAGATGTAAACTTGAAGTGGAACCCGCAGGATTACGGCGGCATCAAAAAGATCAGAGTTCCCTCCAAAGACATTTGGCGGCCTGATCTGGTGCTCTACAACAAGTATGTTCTCAGGCTATATTTGATACATGCCATGTCCCTCTTTCAGTTTTTCTTGAAACCTTTTTTGTAAAATGTTGATGTGCCCTAAAGCATCCACACCTCTAGAAACAATTAACACACCTTGGAGAGGTGCTTTTAATCCCACGTTCCTATAGTCCAGTATTCAGCGTGTGATCTGGACTCTATATcagccccctcccccctcctcccaccatATGCTGCGTGCGTCTGACAGGCTGCTTCTTTTCCCTGACAACCAGCTCCGCTGCCACAACAACTTGTGCCAAGCTGAGCTCTGGTTGGCTGTGGTGCGACCGCAGCACTAACCCATCCTCAGGCACTGATGTCCCTCTGTGTTAACATTTAACTTATTATCTCCCATGTTGATGCTGCCTGTTTGTGTCTGTGCCCGCAGTGCTGATGGAGACTTTGCCATCGTTCATGAGACCAAAGTGCTGCTGGAGCACACAGGAAAGATCACATGGAACCCGCCTGCCATCTTCAAGAGCTACTGTGAAATCATTGTGCTGCATTTCCCCTTTGACCTGCAGAACTGCACTATGAAGCTGGGGACCTGGACCTATGATGGAACCCTGGTTGTCGTCAATCCAGTAATTTAACTCATTCAACCCCATTTCTTTAGGGAACTGCACTTATTAGCTTTGTTCCCCAGAAGATTGATGGTGGTATCAATTTGTTTTTAATCTTGCTCTCCCCAGGAGAGAGAACAAATGTGTTTCCCAAAATATCGAACTATGCCTCTAACAATACAAAGTCAATGTAAAAATATATCAGATCAAACACCAGACGTCCCCTTGAACAGCATCACTAATAACTCTGAGGTCCCTTTATTGCTTAAGAAATTGGtacaaaatgaaaaaatatACACTATGGCTTCAATTTATAATCTCTTTTTTCATGCTGTGTTTTTTGGGGCAAAATTGGAGTAGTAGCCTCTTGTAAAATATTAGAATACAAGCAGTCTTTCAAAGGAGGTAATTTCTGTTTACAATTAACTAATATATGCAACAACTTAAACATTTTGCAACATCAAAAACACTATAAAACCATAACATCTTAGAGAAGATATTGTGTATGCAAAGTTCAAACGTACCGCAGCCAAAACACAGTTGAATGCCTTTTTTAGCAAACAGGAACAGAAATAATTAAGGAATTTGATTCAAAAACCATCCTTTATTAACCTTGAGTATTGCTTCTCCTCACCAGGAAAGTGACCGCCCTGACCTGAGTAACTTTATGGAAAGTGGAGAGTGGGAGATGAAGGATTTCCGCGGCTGGAAGCACTGGGTGTACTATGCTTGCTGCCCGGAGACCCCTTACCTGGACATCACCTACCACTTCCTCATGCTGCGCCTCCCACTGTACTTCATCGTCAACGTCATCATCCCCTGCATGCTCTTCTCCTTCCTGACCGGCCTCGTCTTCTATCTTCCTACAGACTCTGGTATGTTGATACCATGGTTGATACTGAGACCACAATTTGGATATAACATAAAGTATTAATCAATAGCACGGGGACATTATGACATCAGTGCTTTTTTCTGATTTTCAAAAAGTGTTACGACTGGATAAACGGGTTTGAACTCAAATGCACGactcacacaggttttaataaaaaaaaggttTATTCAAACCAAAGCTCAACTACAGTGGTATACAAAACTAAATTACTCTTAACGAGGAAAAAGAGATGACAAAAAGCAATTAAAGATGACATTTACCACATACAGTATGGTAATCTACAGTCCATACAATCTATACATATTCAACACTAAcaacactatatatatatatatacatgataTACATTTACATTTGCCCAATTTATTGTGCCGCATGCAAATACAGTGAGCAGGGTTTATGTGAGGTGCTGGTAAACCGATTGTTTACCTCTGACTCGAGCCAGACTAGCTTGTTCCCTCTAGCTGCCACCAGCACCTCTAAAACTCACTAATTGGCTCTCTGTCTGGCACTCTCACCGTGACAACAAGACATAAGACATAGTCATTTCAGTTAATTAGTGAGCTTTCGAGGTGCTGGTAGGCacattggacagagccagactAGCTGCTGTCCCCGGTTTCAAATCCTTGTGCTAAACTAAGCTAAAGGTGTATTTTCTATAAAGTATCATATTTAGCCCACAGCTATGAAAGAGGTACATACGCTTATTTCTCTAAATGTCAACCTATTTCTTGAACATGGATGACGGCAGGCCCAAAGTTCTCTGACACTCTCAGCTGAGATAATGATTCATACATATTAACTGTATGTATAATATGGAGATAggcaaatacaaaaaaaacctcTGATTTAGTATTTTGAAGTTGTCCAAACAAAAACATCTACTGAATGCGACATTATCTTCATTATCTGTGGTATCATGATGTGACATAAAAACACAGATACGATATGATAACTGACATCATGTTGGACTAATCCTCGTCCCTAATTCTGAGGTGTCCCTACATCAGCTGATGCAGTAGTTGCACTGCTTGTGTGCACATCTGGCCGTGTTCCCAGTGTGTAAGTCTGCCTCATTACCCAGGGTCCCTCTGTGCTGTCATGTCTGAAAGCGGGCCTTTGCTTTAATGTATAATACATCACTTGATTCCAGTGTCTGATATGGCAGCTGACAGGAAGGTGTGGAGGAGAAGCTGGTGCCAAAAGATGCTCTCTCCGGGATAACTGCTCGATCTGAGCAACACAACAACACGTCTAGCATTTTACTT is a genomic window of Pseudochaenichthys georgianus chromosome 21, fPseGeo1.2, whole genome shotgun sequence containing:
- the chn1 gene encoding N-chimaerin, with product MPSRESYEVHQEEKSLVQKAKREANQEDILAAALGMRMGPQKPPATFWQPLKLFAYSQLTSLVRRATLKENERTPKSEKVHNFKVHTFRGPHWCEHCASFMWGLVAQGVKCADCGLNVHKQCSPLVPNDCKPDLRHIRKVYSCDLTTLVQAHNTARPMVVDMCIREIESRGLKSEGLYRISGFSDSLEEVKMAFDKDGEKTDISVNAYEDINIITGALKLYLRDLPDPIISYDAYPRFIDAAKLTDPEKKLESFREAIALLPPSHSDTLKYLMVHLKRVAQNEKFNLMNAENLAIIFGPTLMRVPNLDAMTALNDIRYQRQVVELLIKKEDVLF
- the LOC117466204 gene encoding acetylcholine receptor subunit alpha, giving the protein MNSVLCIIPLVILAGTALGSANETILVQKLFIGYNKVVRPVNHFKDPVIVTVGLQLIQLISVDEVNQIVSSNVRLKQQWEDVNLKWNPQDYGGIKKIRVPSKDIWRPDLVLYNNADGDFAIVHETKVLLEHTGKITWNPPAIFKSYCEIIVLHFPFDLQNCTMKLGTWTYDGTLVVVNPESDRPDLSNFMESGEWEMKDFRGWKHWVYYACCPETPYLDITYHFLMLRLPLYFIVNVIIPCMLFSFLTGLVFYLPTDSGEKMTLSISVLLSLTVFLLVIVELIPSTSSAVPLIGKYMLFTMVFVIASIIITVIVINTHHRSPSTHTMPDWVRKVFIETIPNIMFFSTMKRPGKEMQVKPNLYGADFDISDISGNQASSVPYQSPMTKNPDIRSAIEGVKYIAETMKSDEESNNAAEEWKFVAMVLDHILLCVFMAVCLIGTLGVFAGRLIELSTI